From a region of the Streptomyces caniferus genome:
- a CDS encoding VOC family protein — MVAGKPRFELATVVLDCADAPALAEFYRRLLGWEVKASEPDWVLLRCPDGGTGLSFQSEPGYQAPVWPERPEEQQKMLHLDIRVDDLAEAEAHAVAAGASLAKFQPQDDVRVLFDPAGHPFCLFLH, encoded by the coding sequence ATGGTGGCGGGGAAGCCTCGGTTTGAGCTTGCGACGGTGGTGCTGGATTGCGCGGATGCGCCTGCGCTTGCGGAGTTCTATCGACGGCTGCTCGGCTGGGAGGTGAAAGCCAGCGAACCGGACTGGGTCCTGCTCAGATGCCCGGACGGAGGGACGGGACTCTCGTTCCAGTCCGAGCCTGGATATCAGGCTCCTGTGTGGCCCGAACGGCCCGAGGAGCAGCAGAAGATGCTGCATCTGGATATCCGGGTCGATGACCTTGCGGAGGCCGAGGCCCATGCCGTCGCGGCGGGTGCATCACTTGCCAAGTTCCAGCCACAGGACGATGTTCGGGTGCTTTTTGACCCTGCGGGACACCCGTTCTGCCTCTTCCTCCATTGA
- a CDS encoding methylated-DNA--[protein]-cysteine S-methyltransferase, with product MPGTAPTTATRYTTLDSPLGELLLVGEESPTAPGGTALTSLSMPDQRGAATVQPHWRRDPYPFAEAVRQLRAYFAGDRTRFELGFRTTGTEFQERVWRALEAIPYGTTTTYGRLAEFLDMPRSDVRALGAAIGANPLLILRPCHRVIGADGTMRGYAAGVARKTALLTHEGALQPTLI from the coding sequence ATGCCCGGCACCGCGCCCACCACCGCCACGCGCTACACCACCCTCGACAGCCCCCTGGGCGAGCTGCTGCTCGTCGGCGAGGAATCGCCCACCGCGCCCGGCGGCACCGCCCTGACCTCCCTCTCCATGCCCGACCAGCGGGGCGCCGCCACCGTTCAACCGCACTGGCGACGTGACCCCTACCCCTTCGCCGAGGCCGTCCGACAGCTCCGCGCCTACTTCGCCGGGGACCGCACCCGCTTCGAGCTCGGCTTCCGTACCACCGGCACGGAATTCCAGGAGCGCGTCTGGCGGGCCCTGGAAGCCATCCCGTACGGCACCACGACCACCTACGGCCGACTCGCCGAGTTCCTCGACATGCCCCGGTCCGATGTACGAGCCCTGGGTGCCGCGATCGGCGCGAATCCCCTGCTGATCCTGCGCCCCTGCCATCGTGTGATCGGCGCGGACGGCACGATGCGCGGCTACGCGGCGGGCGTCGCACGCAAAACCGCGCTGCTCACGCACGAGGGCGCCCTCCAGCCCACACTCATCTGA
- a CDS encoding DMT family transporter, with the protein MDATSTLSGATSDDTERAPRRSSTAPAGLVIGGAACLSASAMFVKLADITAGTVAFLRCALALGILVPLLVHEIRRNGRLARRLQGYAALAGVFLGIDYVMWTMSILDVGAAVATVLINVQVIAFPLLARLIGGTVMSRRFLCTTPVMLGGITLASGALQGGAEDGSPVRGTLLGVCAGVAYAAYLYLNRLSGERSPVHVVTPVCISTAAAAVTAGVVGMCTTGITLSMSPASWGWILALALLGQVAAWLLISTGTPQLAPNTSAALLLLQPVMAMGCGLLILRETPTAWQLAGCVVVIAAVWFSHRTPRKGADSGP; encoded by the coding sequence GTGGATGCGACCTCAACGCTCTCCGGGGCGACTTCCGATGACACCGAGCGGGCTCCCCGGCGCAGTTCAACAGCCCCAGCGGGGTTGGTCATCGGTGGAGCCGCCTGTTTGTCCGCTTCGGCAATGTTCGTCAAGCTCGCCGACATCACCGCAGGAACCGTGGCATTCCTGCGCTGTGCCCTTGCCCTGGGCATTCTTGTGCCACTGCTTGTTCACGAGATACGGCGCAACGGGCGACTGGCACGGCGACTTCAGGGATATGCGGCGCTCGCGGGCGTTTTCCTCGGCATTGATTACGTCATGTGGACCATGAGCATCCTGGATGTGGGGGCTGCAGTCGCGACGGTGCTCATCAACGTACAGGTCATCGCCTTCCCGCTGCTGGCGCGGCTCATCGGCGGCACGGTCATGTCTCGTCGTTTCCTGTGCACCACGCCCGTGATGTTGGGTGGCATCACTCTGGCCAGCGGCGCTCTGCAGGGCGGTGCGGAAGACGGCAGCCCGGTGCGCGGCACGCTGCTGGGCGTGTGCGCCGGTGTTGCCTATGCCGCCTATCTGTATCTCAACCGGCTGTCAGGTGAGCGCAGCCCCGTGCACGTGGTGACGCCGGTCTGCATTTCCACCGCGGCCGCTGCGGTGACCGCGGGGGTGGTCGGTATGTGCACCACCGGCATCACCCTGTCGATGTCGCCGGCCTCGTGGGGCTGGATCCTCGCGCTCGCTCTGCTGGGACAGGTGGCGGCCTGGCTGTTGATCAGTACCGGGACACCCCAGCTCGCGCCGAACACTTCCGCCGCCTTGTTGCTGCTGCAGCCGGTCATGGCCATGGGATGTGGCCTGCTCATCCTCAGGGAGACGCCGACTGCCTGGCAGCTCGCCGGCTGCGTGGTGGTGATCGCCGCGGTGTGGTTCTCGCACCGCACACCGCGCAAGGGCGCAGACAGCGGGCCCTGA
- a CDS encoding type III effector protein yields MTAADQPSTTSTNAHSPPSFLAAAAALHAIDDALRDARRETPDTPDAPGHGPEQALASLMLLRQVREQLAGWETGLIETARDAGASWADLAHPLGVASRQAAERRYLRGRPGPAGTTGEQRVRATRERRATERTTATWARRNAADLRRVAGQITALTDLPPTARRPLSQLHAALAHDDPAELIRPLNDTRPHLTATHPDLAAQIDTLTRP; encoded by the coding sequence GTGACCGCAGCCGACCAGCCGTCCACGACCAGCACGAATGCCCACAGCCCGCCGTCGTTCCTGGCCGCCGCGGCGGCCCTGCACGCCATAGACGACGCCCTCCGCGACGCTCGGCGAGAGACCCCGGACACCCCGGATGCGCCCGGCCACGGTCCGGAGCAGGCGCTGGCCTCCCTGATGCTGCTGCGGCAGGTGCGCGAGCAGCTCGCCGGATGGGAGACCGGGCTGATCGAAACCGCCCGCGACGCGGGAGCGAGCTGGGCCGACCTCGCCCACCCCCTCGGCGTCGCCAGCCGCCAGGCCGCCGAACGCCGCTACCTGCGCGGCCGCCCCGGCCCCGCCGGAACCACCGGAGAACAACGCGTCCGAGCCACCCGCGAACGCCGTGCCACCGAACGCACCACCGCCACTTGGGCCCGCCGCAACGCAGCCGACCTGCGCCGCGTCGCCGGTCAGATCACCGCGCTCACCGACCTGCCCCCCACGGCTCGCCGACCCCTCAGCCAGCTTCATGCGGCCCTTGCCCACGACGACCCCGCCGAACTCATCCGCCCCCTCAACGACACCCGCCCCCACCTGACCGCCACCCACCCCGACCTCGCTGCACAAATCGACACCCTCACGCGCCCCTGA
- a CDS encoding DUF2267 domain-containing protein, translated as MTLRREAFLGHVKERGEYDTLEEVERAARVVLALLGAHLVGGVRAQLAACLPETYALILLNPLTSAEPLSPERFVRATAAWIEGATEQTASWDVSAVLSTVTDAAGEDLLGQILLQLPAGYDLLFGRPQPT; from the coding sequence ATGACTCTGCGACGCGAAGCGTTCCTCGGCCACGTGAAGGAACGCGGCGAGTACGACACTCTGGAGGAAGTCGAGCGCGCGGCCCGTGTGGTGCTCGCCCTCCTCGGAGCGCACCTGGTCGGCGGCGTCCGTGCCCAGCTGGCGGCGTGCCTGCCGGAGACGTACGCCCTGATCCTGCTCAACCCGCTGACCAGTGCCGAGCCGCTGTCCCCGGAGCGGTTCGTCCGCGCAACCGCGGCGTGGATCGAGGGCGCCACCGAGCAGACCGCCTCCTGGGACGTCAGCGCCGTGCTGTCCACCGTCACCGACGCCGCCGGAGAGGACCTGCTCGGCCAGATCCTGCTCCAGCTCCCCGCTGGCTACGACCTGCTCTTCGGCCGCCCCCAGCCCACCTGA
- a CDS encoding DUF6296 family protein, translating to MDYPECYELVFQAPAVEDDVVIVRRTERAGAGGYPVYEDESGIVRAEISDRGEVRMLASGGHQMLRTPMLARPLTP from the coding sequence ATGGATTATCCGGAATGCTATGAGCTGGTATTTCAAGCCCCTGCCGTCGAGGACGACGTAGTGATCGTCCGTCGTACCGAGCGGGCCGGAGCGGGCGGCTATCCGGTCTACGAGGACGAGTCGGGGATCGTGCGCGCGGAGATCAGCGACCGGGGCGAGGTCCGCATGCTGGCCAGCGGGGGACATCAGATGCTCCGGACGCCGATGCTGGCGCGACCTCTGACCCCGTGA
- a CDS encoding PQQ-dependent sugar dehydrogenase has protein sequence MALASALAIGLLVSAPGTSHGAGPRDVAGTRHAAGTHHLASEPGSPRTVSTGWSVPWGLSWLPDGSALLTERDAFKVYTLTLDGTKRQVGEVPNVVTTSGEGGLLSIAVSPSWNADHYVYVMHTAAEGNRIARMTFDGSALADYKVVVDGIRKNTYHNGGRIKFGPDGYLYATTGDARTPDLAQDRTSLNGKILRMTPEGKPAPGNPFHSLVYSYGHRNPQGITWDAQGRLWEGELGDQTYDELNLIEPGKNYGWPRCEGSCSTSGMTDPKRQWPVAEASPSAVAYADGAIYMAALRGERLWRIPVDGASAGTPKAYYAHTYGRLRTVESVPGTKSLWLTTTNADNSGEGEPGSDRVFQIDLT, from the coding sequence ATGGCCCTCGCTTCCGCCCTGGCCATCGGGCTTCTCGTCTCGGCCCCCGGCACGAGCCATGGCGCCGGGCCCCGTGACGTCGCCGGAACGCGTCACGCGGCCGGAACCCATCACCTTGCCTCCGAGCCCGGCTCGCCCAGGACCGTCTCGACGGGCTGGTCCGTCCCCTGGGGCCTGAGCTGGCTGCCGGACGGATCGGCCCTGCTCACCGAGCGCGATGCGTTCAAGGTCTACACCCTCACCCTCGACGGTACGAAGCGGCAGGTCGGCGAGGTCCCGAACGTCGTCACCACGAGCGGCGAGGGCGGATTGCTGAGCATCGCCGTATCGCCGTCCTGGAATGCGGACCATTACGTGTACGTGATGCACACCGCCGCCGAAGGCAACCGCATCGCGCGCATGACCTTCGACGGAAGCGCGCTCGCCGACTACAAGGTGGTGGTCGACGGCATCAGGAAGAACACGTACCACAACGGCGGGCGTATCAAGTTCGGCCCCGACGGCTACCTCTACGCCACCACGGGCGATGCCCGGACACCCGATCTCGCCCAGGACAGGACATCGCTCAACGGCAAGATCCTGCGGATGACCCCCGAGGGAAAGCCGGCCCCCGGCAATCCCTTCCACTCGTTGGTCTACTCCTACGGCCACCGCAACCCTCAGGGCATCACCTGGGACGCCCAGGGCCGGCTGTGGGAAGGCGAGTTGGGTGACCAGACCTACGACGAGCTGAATCTCATCGAGCCGGGCAAGAACTACGGCTGGCCCCGGTGCGAGGGCAGCTGCTCGACCTCCGGGATGACCGACCCCAAGCGTCAGTGGCCGGTCGCGGAGGCCTCGCCCAGCGCGGTCGCCTACGCCGACGGGGCGATCTACATGGCCGCCCTGCGCGGCGAACGCCTGTGGCGCATCCCGGTCGACGGCGCCAGTGCGGGCACCCCGAAGGCGTACTACGCCCACACCTACGGGCGGCTGCGCACGGTCGAATCCGTACCCGGCACGAAGTCCCTGTGGCTGACGACCACCAACGCCGACAACAGCGGCGAGGGCGAGCCGGGCTCCGACAGGGTGTTCCAGATCGACCTGACATAG
- a CDS encoding virginiamycin B lyase family protein has protein sequence MAAVRGLAVAPFSAAFSTVTIPAGTSPLAVAVAPNGNVYVGNANSSNVTVISSTTNTVLATVPAGSGPAMIAVAQNGNVYVTNQSSNNVTVISSATNTVLATVPVGGGPFALAVAPNGNVYVANSTSNNVTVISSVTNTVLATVPVGAVPDAVAVAANGNVYVANRNANTVTVISSATNTVLTTLPTGGFPGAAAVAPNGNVYIANQTSNNVTVIDSATNTVVATVPAGTVPGVIAVAPNGNVYVTNTVSNNVTVIDSATNTVLATVPTGGGPFGVAVAPTGNVYVGNSSSNNVTVISSTTNTVLATVPVGAFPFSVAAAPNSNVYVTNANSANVTEISPLTVTTSPAAPVCGQPVTFSISGGTPNGSAVVDFGDASPTVTVPLDATGSGQTTHTYTAGTFTATVNGNPTPVTVSPNPTTTTLSVTPNPSTCGQNVTACATITPAPATTTVPTGTVTFTLPNGQTQIVPVNASGQACLTTTALTTGTLTATYNGDSCFTGSNASTPVTVNRTPTKLTAQPGTIRLRLTPLPEFYIPTLSATLTTTSGMPVAGQPVTFTATTLFGPVNLGTAVTDANGTATIHNAIVPVFAIATPFYTATFPGTSCYTAATDHGILLFIPLPG, from the coding sequence GTGGCCGCGGTACGGGGGCTTGCGGTCGCGCCGTTCAGTGCGGCGTTCTCCACGGTGACGATCCCGGCGGGCACGAGCCCGCTGGCGGTGGCGGTGGCGCCGAACGGCAACGTCTACGTCGGCAACGCCAATTCGAGCAACGTGACGGTGATCAGCAGCACCACGAACACCGTCCTGGCCACGGTCCCCGCCGGCTCAGGCCCGGCCATGATTGCGGTGGCGCAGAACGGCAACGTCTACGTCACCAACCAGAGCTCGAACAACGTGACGGTGATCAGCAGCGCCACGAACACGGTCCTGGCCACCGTCCCCGTCGGCGGGGGCCCGTTCGCGCTGGCGGTGGCGCCGAACGGCAACGTCTACGTCGCCAACAGCACGTCGAACAATGTGACGGTGATCAGCAGCGTCACGAACACGGTCCTGGCCACCGTCCCCGTCGGCGCGGTCCCGGACGCGGTGGCGGTGGCGGCGAACGGCAACGTCTACGTCGCGAACCGGAACGCGAACACCGTGACGGTGATCAGCAGCGCCACGAACACCGTCCTGACCACCCTCCCCACCGGTGGTTTCCCGGGCGCGGCGGCGGTGGCGCCGAACGGCAACGTCTACATCGCCAACCAGACCTCGAACAACGTGACGGTGATCGACAGCGCCACGAACACGGTCGTGGCCACCGTCCCCGCCGGCACGGTCCCGGGGGTGATTGCGGTGGCGCCCAACGGCAACGTCTACGTCACCAACACCGTTTCGAACAACGTGACGGTGATCGACAGCGCCACGAACACGGTCCTGGCCACCGTCCCCACCGGCGGGGGCCCGTTCGGGGTGGCGGTGGCGCCGACCGGCAACGTCTACGTCGGCAACAGCAGTTCCAACAACGTGACGGTGATCAGCAGCACCACGAACACGGTCCTGGCCACCGTCCCCGTCGGCGCGTTCCCGTTCTCGGTGGCGGCGGCGCCGAACAGCAACGTCTACGTCACCAACGCCAACTCGGCGAACGTGACGGAGATTTCGCCGTTGACGGTGACGACCTCGCCGGCGGCGCCGGTGTGCGGGCAACCGGTGACGTTCAGCATTTCCGGGGGGACCCCGAACGGGAGCGCGGTGGTGGACTTCGGGGACGCCAGCCCCACGGTCACCGTCCCCCTGGACGCCACCGGGAGCGGGCAGACCACCCACACCTACACCGCCGGTACGTTCACCGCGACCGTGAACGGCAACCCCACCCCCGTCACCGTGAGCCCCAACCCCACCACGACGACGCTGTCGGTGACGCCGAACCCCTCCACCTGCGGTCAGAACGTGACCGCATGCGCGACCATCACCCCGGCACCAGCCACCACCACAGTGCCGACCGGCACGGTCACCTTCACCCTCCCCAACGGCCAGACCCAGATCGTCCCCGTCAACGCATCGGGGCAGGCCTGCTTGACCACCACCGCCCTGACCACCGGCACCCTCACCGCCACCTACAACGGCGACAGCTGCTTCACCGGCTCCAACGCCAGCACCCCCGTCACCGTGAACCGCACCCCCACAAAGCTGACCGCGCAGCCAGGCACGATCCGGCTCCGGCTGACCCCGCTGCCCGAGTTCTACATCCCCACCCTCAGCGCCACCCTGACGACCACCTCGGGGATGCCGGTGGCCGGTCAGCCGGTGACCTTCACCGCCACCACGCTCTTCGGCCCGGTCAACCTCGGCACCGCCGTCACCGACGCCAACGGCACCGCCACCATCCACAACGCCATCGTCCCCGTCTTCGCCATCGCCACCCCCTTCTACACCGCCACCTTCCCCGGCACTTCCTGCTACACCGCCGCAACCGACCACGGCATCCTGCTGTTCATCCCCCTCCCAGGCTGA
- a CDS encoding Hsp20/alpha crystallin family protein, with amino-acid sequence MLMRTDPFRELDRLAQQLTGPGTWSRPSAMPMDAYRQGDEYVVAFDLPGVPADAIDIDVERNMLTVKAERRPVAKADDVQMELSERPLGIFSRQIVLADTLDTEHIQADYDAGVLTLRIPIAERAKPRKISIGVGSGHKEISG; translated from the coding sequence ATGTTGATGCGCACTGACCCCTTCCGTGAGCTGGACCGGCTGGCGCAGCAGCTGACGGGCCCGGGTACCTGGTCCCGCCCCTCGGCGATGCCGATGGACGCCTACCGCCAGGGCGACGAGTATGTGGTGGCCTTCGACCTTCCGGGCGTCCCTGCGGACGCGATCGACATCGACGTCGAGCGGAACATGCTCACCGTCAAGGCCGAGCGGCGGCCGGTGGCGAAGGCCGACGACGTGCAGATGGAGCTGTCCGAGCGGCCGCTGGGCATCTTCTCTCGCCAGATCGTGCTCGCCGACACCCTCGACACCGAGCACATCCAGGCCGACTACGACGCAGGCGTGCTCACCCTGCGCATCCCGATCGCCGAGCGCGCCAAGCCCCGCAAGATCTCCATCGGCGTCGGATCCGGCCACAAGGAGATCTCCGGCTGA
- a CDS encoding DUF2267 domain-containing protein translates to MLEKVRYEGAYPTRERADEAVRLVLAGLGRQLTGDERVDLAGCLPPQAARVLTAQIPAPQPLTGWAFVKDLAARTDASLATTRWDTGSVFSAVAAYAGPDLITRILQQLPTGYALLFGRAELTPAA, encoded by the coding sequence ATGCTGGAGAAGGTCCGCTATGAGGGCGCCTACCCCACCCGCGAGAGAGCCGACGAAGCCGTCCGCCTGGTTCTTGCCGGACTGGGCCGCCAGCTGACCGGCGACGAACGCGTCGACCTGGCCGGCTGCCTACCCCCGCAAGCAGCCCGCGTGCTGACCGCGCAGATTCCCGCCCCCCAGCCGCTGACCGGCTGGGCCTTCGTCAAGGACCTCGCCGCCCGCACCGACGCCTCCCTGGCCACCACCCGCTGGGACACCGGCTCCGTCTTCTCCGCCGTCGCCGCCTACGCCGGCCCCGACCTGATCACCCGCATCCTCCAACAACTCCCCACCGGCTACGCCCTGCTGTTCGGCCGGGCCGAACTCACTCCAGCCGCGTAG
- a CDS encoding flavin reductase family protein produces MRTDFDPAALSRNEFYKLLTAVVVPRPIAWVSTYDPYSDSANLAPHSFFTIASVAPPVVQFSSVGRKDTLRNVEATGQFVVNLAPEGLFEQINDTGTDFPHGVSEFEAAGIATEPSLRVKPPRVAASPVALECEVHSTLGIGDSTVVFGRVVHAVVSQDVLVDGHPEISRMKPLSRMGKDEWGTVGEVREISRIRHADWRGPAGDL; encoded by the coding sequence ATGCGTACCGACTTTGATCCCGCTGCCCTGTCCCGCAACGAGTTCTACAAGCTCCTGACCGCGGTGGTTGTCCCGCGACCGATCGCCTGGGTGTCGACCTATGACCCATATAGTGATTCAGCGAACCTGGCCCCCCACTCCTTCTTCACGATCGCCAGTGTGGCGCCGCCCGTTGTGCAGTTCAGTTCCGTCGGGCGCAAGGACACTCTGCGCAATGTCGAGGCGACCGGGCAGTTCGTGGTCAACCTTGCGCCGGAGGGGCTCTTCGAGCAGATCAATGACACGGGCACCGACTTCCCGCACGGGGTGAGTGAGTTCGAGGCGGCCGGGATCGCCACCGAGCCGAGTCTGCGCGTCAAGCCTCCGCGGGTGGCGGCCTCGCCGGTGGCGCTCGAGTGTGAGGTGCACAGCACGCTGGGTATCGGAGATTCCACCGTCGTGTTCGGGCGCGTGGTGCATGCGGTGGTCTCGCAGGACGTGCTGGTCGACGGGCATCCCGAGATCTCCAGGATGAAGCCCCTGTCACGGATGGGGAAGGACGAATGGGGCACGGTCGGCGAGGTCCGGGAGATCTCCCGTATCCGGCATGCGGACTGGCGGGGGCCCGCGGGCGATCTTTAG
- a CDS encoding DMT family transporter, translated as MITDHPAADVGVRAPAVWFALAGALTLWASAFVGVRSALHDFTPGAMALLRFVIASVCLVVVWAVTARVRRERLRLPSARDVPLLLLCALLLIVVYNLGLNFGEQTVSPGTAGFLVGQVPVFSVMLAAAILRERVAVVGWLGVGVGIAGTLVVLFAGQAGLQINVGAFSVLAAAVAESLYFVLSKPLLKRYGAMELNVYVTLPGTLLMFPFTPDLTRQLAVASNDGILVMVYLGIFPAAVAYLLWNYALARLDVSASTSALYALPLITVVVSFLFLRELPSLLGLVGGLVSLVGAALVNNRHGRAETR; from the coding sequence ATGATCACCGATCATCCCGCCGCCGACGTCGGCGTAAGGGCTCCGGCAGTCTGGTTCGCCCTCGCGGGAGCACTCACCTTGTGGGCATCGGCATTCGTCGGTGTCCGCTCCGCTCTGCACGATTTCACTCCCGGCGCCATGGCTCTTCTCCGCTTCGTCATCGCCTCCGTCTGTCTGGTGGTGGTGTGGGCGGTGACCGCTCGGGTCCGCCGCGAGCGGCTTCGGCTGCCCTCGGCCCGGGACGTGCCGCTGCTGCTCCTGTGTGCCCTGTTGTTGATCGTGGTCTACAACCTGGGACTGAACTTCGGCGAACAGACCGTCAGTCCCGGAACTGCCGGCTTTCTGGTCGGTCAGGTCCCGGTGTTCAGCGTCATGCTGGCCGCCGCGATCCTGCGCGAGCGGGTGGCCGTGGTCGGCTGGCTCGGGGTGGGCGTCGGTATCGCCGGCACCCTCGTCGTGCTCTTCGCCGGCCAGGCGGGTCTCCAGATCAACGTCGGCGCCTTCTCCGTGCTTGCCGCTGCCGTCGCGGAGAGCCTGTACTTCGTCCTGTCCAAGCCCTTGCTGAAGCGCTACGGAGCCATGGAACTCAACGTGTACGTCACCCTCCCCGGCACCCTGTTGATGTTCCCGTTCACCCCGGACCTCACCCGGCAACTGGCCGTTGCCTCCAACGACGGCATCCTGGTCATGGTCTACCTGGGCATCTTCCCCGCCGCAGTGGCCTATCTCCTGTGGAACTATGCCCTGGCCCGGCTCGACGTATCGGCGTCGACGTCCGCTCTCTACGCCCTGCCCCTCATCACCGTCGTCGTCTCGTTCCTCTTCCTCCGGGAACTCCCCAGCCTCCTCGGCCTGGTCGGCGGCTTGGTCTCCCTCGTGGGCGCTGCTCTGGTCAACAACCGCCATGGCAGGGCGGAGACAAGGTGA
- a CDS encoding DUF2277 domain-containing protein: protein MCRSIKTLRPPTTPEVTDRDIRAAALQYVRKVSGFRAPAAHNREVFDQAVEAVAAATQDLLDGLQIRGSAARERAHP, encoded by the coding sequence ATGTGCCGCAGCATCAAGACGCTCCGTCCGCCCACCACCCCCGAGGTCACCGACAGGGACATCCGGGCCGCGGCCTTGCAGTACGTCCGCAAGGTCTCCGGATTCCGCGCCCCGGCCGCCCACAACCGCGAGGTGTTCGACCAGGCCGTGGAAGCCGTGGCCGCCGCCACCCAGGACCTCCTCGACGGCCTGCAAATCCGCGGCTCCGCCGCCCGCGAGCGCGCTCACCCGTGA
- a CDS encoding alpha-ketoglutarate-dependent dioxygenase AlkB family protein, giving the protein MSTPLPGFEDIGEPADPGPLHPTAAGRSHASAGPREIAAGAVHVPGWLSTARQRELVTACRDWARGPAPIRHTKLPRGGVMSVQTVCIGWHWQPYAYTRTADDVNGARVAEFPYWMVELGRGALVEAYQDPSAGDDYTPDTALINFYDGQAKLGMHQDKEERSDAPVVSLSIGDTCVFRFGNTETRTKPYTDIELASGDLFVFGGPSRFAYHGVPKVRLGTGDPACGLAGGRLNITMRMTGLDG; this is encoded by the coding sequence ATGAGCACGCCACTTCCCGGCTTCGAGGACATCGGGGAACCCGCGGACCCCGGACCCCTCCACCCCACCGCGGCCGGCCGGAGTCACGCCTCCGCAGGTCCCCGGGAAATCGCCGCCGGTGCCGTCCATGTCCCCGGCTGGCTGAGCACGGCCCGGCAGCGCGAGCTCGTCACCGCTTGCCGCGACTGGGCGCGCGGCCCGGCCCCGATCCGGCACACCAAGCTTCCGCGCGGCGGAGTGATGTCCGTGCAGACCGTCTGCATCGGCTGGCACTGGCAGCCCTACGCCTACACCCGGACGGCCGATGACGTGAACGGCGCCCGAGTGGCCGAATTCCCTTACTGGATGGTCGAGTTGGGCCGCGGGGCACTGGTCGAGGCGTACCAGGATCCCTCCGCGGGCGACGACTACACGCCGGACACCGCACTGATCAATTTCTACGACGGCCAGGCGAAGCTCGGCATGCACCAGGACAAGGAGGAGCGCTCCGACGCGCCGGTGGTCTCCCTCAGCATCGGCGACACCTGCGTCTTCCGATTCGGCAATACGGAGACGCGCACCAAGCCGTACACCGACATCGAGCTGGCCTCCGGTGATCTCTTCGTCTTCGGCGGTCCGTCCCGTTTCGCGTACCACGGAGTGCCCAAGGTGAGACTGGGCACCGGAGACCCCGCGTGCGGCCTGGCCGGCGGACGCCTCAACATCACCATGCGGATGACCGGACTCGACGGATAA
- a CDS encoding LysR family transcriptional regulator, with amino-acid sequence MITWERLRVFAAVARFGSVSEAAAALHITGPAVSQHVRKLEKEVQCQLVERDGRGIRLTSAGHILAGSAHTMVSTLADAERDLANLHGLVAGPLRIGGVASVLRTLVPDVLHRLIERHPRLEPSLRDGEAVDMIPMLQARQLDAVVTESWDHHPAHLPPGVRTTLLMHEDAQLAVPEGHPLAGREFVALDELHGELWTSCPAGSDAHEALRQLLRAHEVEAEVRYCVSDYATQLHLVAAGLAVTLVPRVVRASAPGSVRFVPCRPTVSRSVLVATGTETETPRVRAFLAEMSRVANLPEQHP; translated from the coding sequence GTGATCACTTGGGAGAGGCTACGGGTCTTCGCGGCCGTCGCACGCTTCGGCTCGGTGAGTGAAGCAGCCGCCGCTCTGCACATCACAGGGCCCGCAGTGTCCCAGCATGTGCGAAAACTGGAGAAGGAGGTCCAATGCCAACTCGTTGAGCGGGACGGCCGTGGCATCCGGCTGACCAGCGCCGGCCACATCCTCGCCGGTTCGGCACACACCATGGTGTCCACGCTCGCGGACGCCGAACGAGACCTCGCCAACTTGCACGGTCTCGTCGCCGGACCCCTGCGCATCGGTGGTGTCGCCAGTGTTCTCCGCACACTGGTCCCTGACGTGCTGCACCGCCTCATCGAACGCCACCCCCGCCTCGAACCCTCACTGCGCGACGGCGAAGCGGTCGACATGATCCCGATGCTCCAAGCACGCCAGCTCGACGCCGTCGTCACGGAGAGCTGGGACCACCACCCGGCGCACCTGCCGCCCGGAGTACGCACCACCCTCCTGATGCACGAGGACGCCCAGTTGGCGGTTCCGGAGGGACACCCGCTGGCCGGCCGGGAGTTCGTGGCACTCGATGAACTCCACGGCGAACTCTGGACCAGCTGTCCTGCGGGGAGCGACGCGCACGAAGCACTGCGGCAACTGCTGCGCGCACACGAGGTGGAAGCGGAGGTGCGCTACTGCGTGTCCGACTACGCCACGCAACTCCACCTGGTCGCGGCTGGACTCGCAGTGACATTGGTGCCGCGCGTGGTCCGTGCCTCGGCTCCCGGCAGCGTGCGCTTCGTTCCCTGCCGGCCGACCGTGTCCCGCAGCGTGCTCGTGGCCACGGGCACCGAAACCGAAACGCCGCGCGTGCGAGCCTTCCTGGCAGAAATGAGCCGCGTCGCCAACCTCCCCGAACAGCACCCCTAG